The sequence GTCATTCTATCATGGTGAAAGTGGGCAAATGCTGTGTGGCGATGCTGTATTGCCGCAAATCTCCCCCAATGTCAGCCTGCTGCCGGGCAGTGATCCGCAGCCGCTGCGGACCTTCCTGCAAGGGCTGCAGGAGCTCCGCAGCTATACGGTTAGCATGGCGTTCCCGGGCCATCGCGAGCCATTTTCTGACTTCGCGGGCAGGATCGACAGCTTGCTCCTGCATCATGAGGAGCGGCTGGAGACGGCGGAAAGGTTGCTTGCCAGCGGTCCTTTAAGTGCCTTCGCTGCTTGCGAAGCTCTGTTCCGCAGCCGGGTAACCACTGTGCATCAGCTGCGTTTTGCCATGAGTGAGACATTGGCTCATTTGGTGGAATTGGTGCGCAGGGAACGGGCAATAGTGACCGAGTTGGGCGGTTTCATTGTATTTGCAGCGGCAAGCAAAAGTGATATTAGCATGGATTAGCCCATTACATAGTCTCCGCCGATTCGGTGTAGATCATAATAGGCCTAATATTAAAGAAGCCATCTCCCATGTTACAGTGAGTGATGGCTTCTTTGCTTTGTTTTAGGTTTAAAGGGATTTCGAATGAGACTCATCACTTTCCTCGGGGGGATGTGGCAATCCAAGCTGTTGCTCACGCTCTGCCTGCTTACGATGTGCAATCCGGCTGCTGGCAGCAGCGGCTACGGCTCCCACAATATCATCAAGATAGGTGTGGATTTGCCCGGTGGTTTTGTCGTTCAGGCGTCCTAGCACACCAGGCTTCAGCTTGTCCACATAGCCATAGTTAGTAAATCCTATACTGCCATACACGTTAACGATAGAGAAGGCTAGAATTTCATCGACCCCGTACAATCCTTCATCATTTTGGATCATTTCCTGCAGAGGGGAGAATAGCTTGCCCTCTTCAGCGAGCACATCCAATTGAATCCCGGTTAGCACCGCATTTTGCACCTCTCGCTTGCTCAGCACCATCTCTACGTTATGGATACATTCCTCCATTGTTAAATTCGGATAATATTTCTTTTGCAGCAGGATGACAAGCTCGGCAATTTCCTCCAATCGTACACCCCGTTTAATTAGCCAGGCATTAGTCGCTTCTGCGACGGCTTTGCTGTTCAGACTGTAAGGCATTTTGGCATCACCCATAATCAGTCACCTCTCCATCCACAATTTAGGATAAGCTGTTGTTATTTTTTGGACAAAGGTTTCGTATACATAGCAGTACAAAGGATATCTAACCTTGAAAGGGGTAATAAATGATGAAATCTATGAAGCAAATCCGCGGAGCCTCCGTTGCCTGCCTGCTGGCAGTTCCGCTGATTCTGTCCAGTTGCAGCCTGTTTGGGTCGGAATCAGCCTCTGTAGATCCGCCGCCAAGCGAGGTAGAAGCGCAAATGCTACAGGTAAGTGGTGAGACTACATTAGACACTGGAGTGCTGGGCCCAGTCGCTAAGGAGGATGCACAGACGGCTGCGACCAGTGGTGAACGGTCTGGGAACAGTGATTCGGGATCACGAACGACTGTATTTCTGGAGGACAATAACGGATTACTTGCCCCGGTATCACTCAGTCTGCCCAAAAGCGACGAAACCACGATGCTTAAGGATTCACTAACAGCACTGGTGAGCAAGGGGGCATATGCCTCGTTACTGCCCACTGGCTTCGAAGGACTTCTACCCACCGGTACTGAAGTTAAAAATGTCACGGTAGACAAAGCGAGTGGACTGGCTGTAGTCGAGTTTAACTCGGACTTTAACGCCTATGATGCTGCGAATGAGCGCGAAATACTGGAGGCAATCACCTGGACACTGACCGGAGAGAGTGGAATTAAAGGTGTTCAGCTCTGGGTAGACGGCAAAAAGCTTACCGAGATGCCGCTGAAAGGAACTCCATTAGATCGCCCACTGTCGCGCAGCATGGGAATTAACCTGCCGAAGCACAGTCAGCTTCTTATGAATTCAAGTGCGGTTACTGTATATTTTTCCGCTGCTTCACCTGACGGTATTCAGTATTATGTTCCGGTTACCCGGTTTGTACCCGCAGGGCAGGATACTTTGAAGGCGGCACTCAGTGAACTGATCGCTGGCCCAGAATCCGGAGATGGTCTGGAGATGGTGATGACGCAGGGAACCGTACTGGATAGTGTAGAAGCTGGGCAGAACGGTGTGGTTACTGTCTCTTTGACTGACGATATGTTTGCTGACGGCACGGGTGTACCTACAGAAATGCTGGAATCCGTGGTGCTGACGGTTGCCCAAAATACAGAGGATGCCTTGGTCCAGATTCGGATGAACGGCAAAGAAACGGTTACGGGTACCGATAATGTTGACTATGGAAAACCGGTGTCAGCACCGGAATATGTGAACGAGCTTCCGCTATAGAATGACTCAAACGGGTTGGAAAGATGCTTTTGTGCCTGCTCTTTGGTAGAATAAAAGGTAAGATGTGCCTCCCTTGGCAGTTCACTGCGGGAATATTAGGGGAAGCAGAACGAACACTAAACTTTTAGCTACTTTCAATGTAGGAGGCAGAAATGATGAGATCAAACGGGAGAAACGACGACCAACTCCGGCCGCTGACGATAACGACCCAAACGAATAAATATGCTGAGGGCTCCGTGATTATTGAAATGGGGGACACCAAGGTTATCTGTACGGCAACAGTAGAGGAGAAAGTTCCCCCATTTCTTAAGGGACAGGGAAAAGGCTGGGTGACAGCTGAATATTCCATGCTTCCCCGGGCTACGCAAACGCGTAACCAGCGTGAAGCCGCTCGCGGTAAGCTTACAGGTCGCACCATGGAGATCCAACGGCTGATCGGCCGGGCGCTTCGTTCCGTTGTGAATTTGCAGGCTCTCGGTGAACGCAGCATCACGCTCGATTGTGATGTCATTCAGGCAGATGGAGGTACACGGACGGCTTCCATTACAGGAGCTTTTGTGGCCATGAGTTTTGCCATTAATAAAATCGCATTGCAGCACAAGCTGAGTGTATTTCCGATTACGGACTATCTTGCAGCAATCAGTGTCGGCGTTGTTGGCGACAAAACACTGCTTGATTTGAACTATGAAGAGGATTCCAAAGCGAAGGTCGATATGAATGTAGTAATGACTGGCGGCGGTGCATTTGTGGAAGTGCAGGGTACCGGTGAAGAAAGACCGTTCTCGCGTCAGGAGCTGGACCTGCTGTTGGGTCTTGGAGAGAAGGGGATTTACGAGTTGATTGCTGTCCAGAAGGAAGTTCTGGGAGCGATTGCGCTCAAAATCCCCACCGGTCAACCGGGCCAAGTGGTATAGGATGAAATCTTCGACTGGCATTCTTATTGTTGCAACGAAGAATAAGGGCAAGGTGCGCGAGTTCCAGCACGCCTTCGCTCCGCTTGGACTAACGGTTAAGAGCATGTTCGACTACGCAGATCTTCCGGATGTTGAGGAGGATGGGGCTACCTTTGCCGAGAATGCGCTGAAAAAAGCCAAGACCGTGGGTGATATTCTTGGACTGCCAGTGCTTGCGGATGATTCTGGTCTTTGTGTAGATAGTCTGGATGGCAGGCCAGGTGTCTACTCTGCACGTTATGCAGGAGAAGGTGCGGCTGACAGTGATAACAATCTGTTGCTGCTTAGTGAGCTGGAGAAACTGAAGCTGGGCGAGGATACAGATCAGCCACTGCTGAGCACAGCCCGATTCGTCTGTGCCTTATCCTTGTATGACCCGGGCACTGGCCGGGAACTGACTGCTGAGGGTTCTGTGGAAGGCTGGATTACGTCTGAGCCAGTGGGTGCTGGCGGTTTTGGTTATGATCCATTATTTTATTTGCCGGATTATGATAAGACAATGGCAGAGCTCACACTGGAAGAGAAGCAGAAGATTAGCCACCGGGGCGCAGCTTTGCGGCTGCTGACGGAGAAACTGGCGGCTGCGGCGCTTACGGACCCTGGAAATTTGTAGGTATATGTGGAACTGCAACACCTGCATCAACTCCAACACCGGCACCAACAGCCATACCGACACCGTCGGCAACCCCAACGTCGACTCCGACTCCGGGTATCTCTGCTTGGGCAGCGGGAGTTGCGTACAATGTGGGTGTTATTGTGACTTATAGTGGACATACGTATACTTGCCTGCAGTCCCATACTTCCCTCTTAGGCTGGGAACCAGTCAGCACACCAGCTCTTTGGAGGTTGAACTAGCAGGAATTCATCTGCAATTGATAAATGAATGAAAGAAGCTTGTAGCTAAAGGTGTAACCCTTTATGCTGCAAGCTTTTTCATTATGCTGTATAGAATTATAAATTACGTACTGAACTCATAACCTCACATACACAGAAATATAATATATACAGGCTGAGCTTGTGAACAAATAAACTTATGGAACGTATTGCTGTTTTTTTCGTTATAGTAGTATATAGCGGAAGGTGGTGGGTTCACCGATGGTTGTCTGGGTCTTTTGGTTAATTGCAGCCGGTGTCCTGTTTGTAGTAGAAATGATGACGCTTACGTTTTATCTGCTTTGGCTCAGTATCGGCGCTTTGGTTGCCGGTCTGTTGTCGTTATTATTGCCAGAGGCTATTTTATTTCAGGTGGTGCTTGGCTCGCTGGTCGCGCTAGGTCTGACACTATTCTCGAAGCCGCTCGTAGCGAAGTTTCGTAATTCCCGTGGGTTCAAAGATACGGGTACGGATATCGTCGGCAGACAAGGAATAGTTACGGAGCCGATTGAGCCAGGACGTTACGGGCAAGTTAAGGTAGGCGGGGATACTTGGACTGCAACATCGCTGCAGACTCTGGGTAAAGAAGATGTCGTTAGGGTATTAAAAAGAGGTACTGCTATTATTGAAGTAGAATTATGGGGGGCACGAACTGATGGAATGGGCAATTGTTGTAGTAGTTCTTGTTGTAGTAGTGGTGTTCATTGGATTAACAGTCAAAATCGTACCACAGCAGCGGGTTGGCGTAGTGGAACGTCTTGGTAAATTTCACCGGCTCTTGACTCCAGGTCTGAATATTCTAATTCCAGTGATTGATCAGGTACGTACGTATCATGATCTGCGGATTCAACAGGCAAATGTACCTCCACAAACGGTAATCACGAAGGATAACGTACAGGTACAGATTGACACCATTATTTTCTATCAGGTAGTGGGTCCGGAAGAAGCAACTTATGGTATTTCTGATTATGTATACGGGGTACGGAACATCTCAACAGCCACGATGCGACAAATTATTGGTAAGCTGGAGCTGGATGAGACGTTGTCTGGCCGGGAAAAAATCTCCGTTGATATTCGTATCGCGCTGGATGAAGCTACTGAGAAGTGGGGCGTACGGATCGAGCGTGTGGAAGTTATCGATATCAAACCGCCGCTTGATATTCAAGAAGCGATGGACAAACAGATGAAAGCTGAGCGGAGCAAACGGGCGATTGTCCTGGAGGCGGAAGCAGCGAAGCAGGATATGATCCTGCGTGCAGAAGGTGATAAACAAAGTAAGATTCTGAAGGCTGAGGGCGACAAGGAAGCTCGTATTCGTCAAGCCGAAGGTCTGGGTCAGGCCCAGGAACTAGAAGCACTGGGTCAGGCAAAAGCCATTCAGGCCATCGCCGAAGCGGAGAAAATCCGTATTCAATTGCTCAGTACTGCGGGGCTGGATGAGCAGGTACTTGCGTATCGTTCCTTTGAAGCACTGACTGAAATCGCCAAAGGTCCAGCGAACAAGGTCTTCCTGCCAACTAGCGCAGTTGAGACACTGGGTAGTCTGGGTGCAATTGCTGAAGTCTTCAAGGCAAGCAAAGACGGTAAATAAGGAACGTTTACAATTACCACGTATTCCGTTAAAGTAAATAGCAAAACTATTACCGGCTTACGTAGCGGGGGTTTCGATCCTGAAGCCCCTATGCTTACGAAGCCCGTTTTGTTTATGTAGAACTTTAAGGAGAGAAGCAACTGTGACACAAAAAGAGATCTCACCGCTAGTGGAGCTGCTGGAACTGCAGCCTCATGTTGAAGGCGGCTGGTACAAAAGGCTTTGGAATTCTTCATTTGAAATTCCGCAGGACGTATTGGGCGAAAGCTATTCTGGCCCCCGCGCTTCGGCATCCTCCATTTATTTTCTGCTGCATGCAGATGAAACCTCTGCTTGGCATACGGTACTCTCGTCGGAGATATGGCTGTGGCATTCCGGTAGTCCGATTGTGTTAAGTCTTGGCGGCAGTGGTGATAGACCAGAGGATGTAAAAGAAATTATTCTGGGTCTGGATATCGCAGCTGGCCAGCAGCCGCAGGTAGTTATACCAGCAGGTGTATGGCAGGCGGCTAGACCGCTAGGTGAAGAGCCTGTGTTGGTTTCCTGTATTGTGTCACCTGAATTCCATTTTGATGATTTTAAACTAATCGAGAAATAAAATGAGCGGAGGCGAATATGCCTCCGTTTTTTCTTTTGGGCATTGATCACTGAAAGCATGTTTTATTGGAAACTTTTTGGGAATGCTAACGTGATCTGCCATACTTATTTTTGGCAAGTGCTTCTAAAGTGTCTTTTGCGGTTAAGGAAGTTTGAATAAATAAACAGTAGGCTTGGAGGGTTAATACATGAGTCAATTGAATGGACCATTTTCAGGTGGCCCCACTTTAAATGATGGAGTAACAATGCCATGGCTGGGGTTGGGTGTATGGCAGACCAAAGACGGCGATGAGGTAATCCATGCAGTTAATGCTGCGGTAGAAACCGGATATCGCAGTATTGACACCGCGGCAGGCTACAATAATGAAGAGGGCGTTGGACAAGCCATTCGAGAATGCGGAGTTTCCCGAGATGAGTTGTTTATTACAACTAAACTACGGAATCCGGATCAAGGTTATGAATCAACGCTTAAGGCATTCGAGGTTAGCCGTCGCAAGCTGGGCTTGGATATGATTGATCTGTATCTGATTCACTGGCCGGTTGCAGGGAAATATCGAGAGACTTGGAAAGCTTTGATTCACCTGCAAAAGGAAGGTCATATCAAATCAATTGGGGTGAGCAACTTTCAGGTTCATCATCTGAAGGATATTATTGAAGACACCGGAGTAATACCCGTGGTCAATCAGGTAGAGTTCCATCCCTTGCTGACTCAGCGCGAGCTGCTGAAATATGCAAGTGAGCAGGGCATTCAGATAGAGGCTTGGAGCCCGCTGATGCAGGGCCATCTTGATCTACCGCTCTTAAAAGAATTGGCAGAAAGGTACGGCAGAACACCAGCTCAAATTGTACTGCGCTGGGATTTGCAGCAGGGGGTAATCACGATTCCGAAATCGGTGCATACAGAGCGAATCAAAGAGAACGCCGGATTCTTCGATTTCACACTCAGTGATGAGGATGTTAAAGCCATTTCAGACTTGAACGAAGATCATCGCTTCGGCCCGGACCCGGATAACTTTAATTTTTAAACTGGCAAATAAACAGGGTTAGAGTAAATACTGTATTAAATCCAACAATAGCAAGCCTCCAGCATTCGGAAGCTTGCTATTTAATGTGTCCACTCTTGCGAGAGCATGATCAGCCTGCCTAGTCAGTCAGAAGATTCAGCAGACTAACGAATCACCACGTTATAGGTCCGCAGCCAGAGATCAATTTGGGCCAGATAAGCAAAGAGCTGAGGACCGGACATCAGCTGACCGAACCAGGGCAGGTTGCTGGAGGATTCTGGAGAGGCGGCGATTTCACGGATTTTGGCAGCGTCAATCAAAGGAAGGAGCGGAGACGTAGAATCTTCGAGAATAGCCAATACCTGTGTGCGAACGGCATTTAAGTAGGCGGGATTGTGTGTTTTGGGATAAGGACTTTTTTTGCGGTAGAGCACATCGTCGGGCAGGACACCCTCTAGTGCTTTGCGCAGAATGCCTTTTTCGCGGTTGCCTGTCATTTTGATCTCCCAAGGAATGTTCCATACATACTGGACCAGACGGTGATCGCAATAAGGGACGCGAACCTCAAGCCCTACGCCCATGCTCATCCGGTCTTTGCGGTCCAAAAGAGTGGGCATGAAGCGGGTAATATTAAGGTAGGACATTACGCGCATTTGTGCCTGTTTGCCTGTTTCTCCATCGAGTTTGGGCACCTCTGCCACGGCATCACTGTATCTGTCACCCAAATACTCCAAGGGACGTATCCATTCGTTTATTTCTGGGGACAGTAATCCTGCCCGCATCTTGGGTGCAACTGACCATGGAAAAGTGCCTGAAGAAAGCATATCCTCGCGATGGAACCAAGGGTATCCGCCAAAGATTTCATCAGCAGCCTCGCCAGAGATGGCTACAGTCGCATGTTTTTTAATCTCGCGGCAAAACAAATAAAGGGAGGAGTCTACGTCAGTCATCCCAGGCAAATCACGTGAGTACAGAGCGTTGTCCAGCGCCATAACAAGCTCTGGCGTATCAAAAGCAATATAATGGTGGTTCGTATCCAACTCGTCGACCATCCGCTTAATCCACGGTCCATCTGCTCCGGGCTGAAAAGAATGGCTCTTGAAATGCTTGTCATTATCTACATAATCGACGGAAAAAGTATCCACTCGGCCCTGACCGGTCCGGTTATAGTAATCTACGGCCAATGCCGTCAGCGCGCTTGAGTCCAGTCCTCCAGAGAGTAGTGAGCACACCGGAACATCTGACACAAGCTGGCGCTCCAGTGTATCCTGCAGCAACTCACGCACCTTAGCCGCTGTCTCATCTTCATTATCAGTATGTGTAAAGCTTTCCAGCTTCCAATAGGCATAGCTGCGTAAGCCTTCCCGGTTGTAAATCATGGCATGGCCCGGACGAAGTTCGTGCATATCCTTATATACACCGTGTCCTGGAGTACGAGCCGGACCGATAATGAAGATCTCCGCCAGTCCCTCCGGACCTACGGTTGGTTGTACTTTGGGATGCTGCAACAGAGCCTTGGGTTCGGAGCCGAATACAAAGACATCATCTACCTGACTGTAAAAGAGCGGCTTCACGCCCAAACGGTCACGTGCCAAAAACACCTGATCCCGCAGGCCGTCCCACACGGCAAAGGCAAATATACCATTTAGCTTATCGGTACACTCTGCTCCCCATTCGATATAGGCATGCAACAGAACCTCGGTATCGCACTGGGTGCGGAATTGATGTCCCCGCTGCTTCAATTCATTCTTAAGCTCAGGGGCATTGTACAATTCCCCGTTGTAAACAATTGCGTACACATTTTCCTCATGGCGGGTGATCATCGGCTGTGCACCATTTTCCGGGTCGATAACGCTAAGTCTACGGTGTCCGAAGGCACAGGGGCCTGAGATCCAAGTTCCGGCCGCGTCCGGTCCGCGATTTGCTAAGGTTTCAGTCATTTTGACTAGCAGTTGCGAGTGCTGTGTAAGATCGCCGCGCCACTGAATAAATCCGGTTATTCCGCACATGATGGTTCATCCTCTCTATCGTGCGATTGTTGTCCTTTCTTTTTTGCCAAGTAATACAGATATATGCCGAAGGAAGGGATAAAATGTATGTCCTTATCCGAACACTAGGGGAGAGGGAAATTTGCCAGAGAGGGATGGATGCAGGTGTATTACATAAAGGACGCCAAAATTCGCAGAATGACGGAGTATGACGGTGCACCCTGTGCAGAAGTCGGCGTATTGCCAGGGGCTACTGGCGACTCTGCGCTTTTGGTGTATATCGTTGAAGATCGGCGTGAAGAAGGCTACGAAATTGTACGCATCCTGACGAATGAC comes from Paenibacillus sp. 19GGS1-52 and encodes:
- the rph gene encoding ribonuclease PH, which gives rise to MMRSNGRNDDQLRPLTITTQTNKYAEGSVIIEMGDTKVICTATVEEKVPPFLKGQGKGWVTAEYSMLPRATQTRNQREAARGKLTGRTMEIQRLIGRALRSVVNLQALGERSITLDCDVIQADGGTRTASITGAFVAMSFAINKIALQHKLSVFPITDYLAAISVGVVGDKTLLDLNYEEDSKAKVDMNVVMTGGGAFVEVQGTGEERPFSRQELDLLLGLGEKGIYELIAVQKEVLGAIALKIPTGQPGQVV
- a CDS encoding carbohydrate-binding protein → MSAWAAGVAYNVGVIVTYSGHTYTCLQSHTSLLGWEPVSTPALWRLN
- a CDS encoding phosphatidylglycerophosphatase A, with the protein product MGDAKMPYSLNSKAVAEATNAWLIKRGVRLEEIAELVILLQKKYYPNLTMEECIHNVEMVLSKREVQNAVLTGIQLDVLAEEGKLFSPLQEMIQNDEGLYGVDEILAFSIVNVYGSIGFTNYGYVDKLKPGVLGRLNDKTTGQIHTYLDDIVGAVAAAASSRIAHRKQAEREQQLGLPHPPEESDESHSKSL
- a CDS encoding cupin domain-containing protein, whose product is MTQKEISPLVELLELQPHVEGGWYKRLWNSSFEIPQDVLGESYSGPRASASSIYFLLHADETSAWHTVLSSEIWLWHSGSPIVLSLGGSGDRPEDVKEIILGLDIAAGQQPQVVIPAGVWQAARPLGEEPVLVSCIVSPEFHFDDFKLIEK
- a CDS encoding MBL fold metallo-hydrolase, with the translated sequence MSWDRVRDIVVTHHHPDHYGLAGWLQARCECKVWMSERAYAEAALMWGQTASMNKVLPLYFAGHGMPEHLTSGIREHLESFEPQVTPQPDVSYINPAEPFRMGSREWLPLVSGGHAPGHVSFYHGESGQMLCGDAVLPQISPNVSLLPGSDPQPLRTFLQGLQELRSYTVSMAFPGHREPFSDFAGRIDSLLLHHEERLETAERLLASGPLSAFAACEALFRSRVTTVHQLRFAMSETLAHLVELVRRERAIVTELGGFIVFAAASKSDISMD
- a CDS encoding SPFH domain-containing protein, yielding MMEWAIVVVVLVVVVVFIGLTVKIVPQQRVGVVERLGKFHRLLTPGLNILIPVIDQVRTYHDLRIQQANVPPQTVITKDNVQVQIDTIIFYQVVGPEEATYGISDYVYGVRNISTATMRQIIGKLELDETLSGREKISVDIRIALDEATEKWGVRIERVEVIDIKPPLDIQEAMDKQMKAERSKRAIVLEAEAAKQDMILRAEGDKQSKILKAEGDKEARIRQAEGLGQAQELEALGQAKAIQAIAEAEKIRIQLLSTAGLDEQVLAYRSFEALTEIAKGPANKVFLPTSAVETLGSLGAIAEVFKASKDGK
- a CDS encoding NfeD family protein, producing the protein MVVWVFWLIAAGVLFVVEMMTLTFYLLWLSIGALVAGLLSLLLPEAILFQVVLGSLVALGLTLFSKPLVAKFRNSRGFKDTGTDIVGRQGIVTEPIEPGRYGQVKVGGDTWTATSLQTLGKEDVVRVLKRGTAIIEVELWGARTDGMGNCCSSSCCSSGVHWINSQNRTTAAGWRSGTSW
- a CDS encoding XTP/dITP diphosphatase, whose amino-acid sequence is MKSSTGILIVATKNKGKVREFQHAFAPLGLTVKSMFDYADLPDVEEDGATFAENALKKAKTVGDILGLPVLADDSGLCVDSLDGRPGVYSARYAGEGAADSDNNLLLLSELEKLKLGEDTDQPLLSTARFVCALSLYDPGTGRELTAEGSVEGWITSEPVGAGGFGYDPLFYLPDYDKTMAELTLEEKQKISHRGAALRLLTEKLAAAALTDPGNL
- a CDS encoding GerMN domain-containing protein yields the protein MKSMKQIRGASVACLLAVPLILSSCSLFGSESASVDPPPSEVEAQMLQVSGETTLDTGVLGPVAKEDAQTAATSGERSGNSDSGSRTTVFLEDNNGLLAPVSLSLPKSDETTMLKDSLTALVSKGAYASLLPTGFEGLLPTGTEVKNVTVDKASGLAVVEFNSDFNAYDAANEREILEAITWTLTGESGIKGVQLWVDGKKLTEMPLKGTPLDRPLSRSMGINLPKHSQLLMNSSAVTVYFSAASPDGIQYYVPVTRFVPAGQDTLKAALSELIAGPESGDGLEMVMTQGTVLDSVEAGQNGVVTVSLTDDMFADGTGVPTEMLESVVLTVAQNTEDALVQIRMNGKETVTGTDNVDYGKPVSAPEYVNELPL
- a CDS encoding aldo/keto reductase, which codes for MSQLNGPFSGGPTLNDGVTMPWLGLGVWQTKDGDEVIHAVNAAVETGYRSIDTAAGYNNEEGVGQAIRECGVSRDELFITTKLRNPDQGYESTLKAFEVSRRKLGLDMIDLYLIHWPVAGKYRETWKALIHLQKEGHIKSIGVSNFQVHHLKDIIEDTGVIPVVNQVEFHPLLTQRELLKYASEQGIQIEAWSPLMQGHLDLPLLKELAERYGRTPAQIVLRWDLQQGVITIPKSVHTERIKENAGFFDFTLSDEDVKAISDLNEDHRFGPDPDNFNF
- the asnB gene encoding asparagine synthase (glutamine-hydrolyzing), translated to MCGITGFIQWRGDLTQHSQLLVKMTETLANRGPDAAGTWISGPCAFGHRRLSVIDPENGAQPMITRHEENVYAIVYNGELYNAPELKNELKQRGHQFRTQCDTEVLLHAYIEWGAECTDKLNGIFAFAVWDGLRDQVFLARDRLGVKPLFYSQVDDVFVFGSEPKALLQHPKVQPTVGPEGLAEIFIIGPARTPGHGVYKDMHELRPGHAMIYNREGLRSYAYWKLESFTHTDNEDETAAKVRELLQDTLERQLVSDVPVCSLLSGGLDSSALTALAVDYYNRTGQGRVDTFSVDYVDNDKHFKSHSFQPGADGPWIKRMVDELDTNHHYIAFDTPELVMALDNALYSRDLPGMTDVDSSLYLFCREIKKHATVAISGEAADEIFGGYPWFHREDMLSSGTFPWSVAPKMRAGLLSPEINEWIRPLEYLGDRYSDAVAEVPKLDGETGKQAQMRVMSYLNITRFMPTLLDRKDRMSMGVGLEVRVPYCDHRLVQYVWNIPWEIKMTGNREKGILRKALEGVLPDDVLYRKKSPYPKTHNPAYLNAVRTQVLAILEDSTSPLLPLIDAAKIREIAASPESSSNLPWFGQLMSGPQLFAYLAQIDLWLRTYNVVIR